In 'Nostoc azollae' 0708, the following are encoded in one genomic region:
- a CDS encoding prolyl oligopeptidase family serine peptidase gives MSNSQTPLTYPTTKKSNQVDNYHGTVVVDPYRALEDPDSEETKAWVDAQNQITFTYLNQIPAREKIKQRLTKLWDHEKYGIPFKKGENYFYFKNDGLQNQSVLYILPILDAEPRVLLDPNQLSADGTVALLGIEISENGQLLAYSLSTCGSDWQEWKVRDIQTGEDLQDHLKWVKFSGASWTNDHQGFFYSRYDEPNEKTKLEDVNYYHKLYYHKLGTSQSEDILIYHRPDEKEWGFSGTVTEDGKYLIISVWLGTDYRNLAFYKDLTNPNAEVVELINQFEADYSFIDHDDGVFYFRTDLNAPRGRVIAIDTQNQASENWLEIIPQAPETLESVGILNNQFVADYLQDAHSQIKIFDLTGNFIREVELPELASARGFGGKRYDTETFYSFTSFIRPDTIYRYYMKTGKSEIFRQPKIDFNPNDYETKQVFYQSKDGTQVPMFITHKEGIELDGNNLIYLYGYGGFNISLTPNFSVSLLVWLEMGGVYAVPNLRGGGEYGEEWHQAGMKEKKQNVFDDFIAAAEWLIANNYTQPKKLAIGGGSNGGLLVGACMTQRPDLFAAALPAVGVMDMLRFHQFTIGWAWIAEYGSSENAEEFKTLYAYSPLHNLQMGTAYPSTLITTADHDDRVVPAHSFKFAAALQECHVGNAPVLIRIETKAGHGAGKPTAKIIEEAADKWAFLVRVLGVEF, from the coding sequence ATGTCTAATTCTCAAACTCCTCTCACCTATCCCACCACCAAAAAAAGCAATCAAGTTGATAATTATCACGGTACTGTGGTTGTCGATCCTTACCGTGCTTTAGAAGATCCAGATTCGGAAGAAACAAAAGCCTGGGTTGACGCACAAAATCAAATTACTTTCACTTATCTAAACCAAATTCCAGCGCGAGAAAAAATTAAACAGCGTCTCACAAAATTATGGGATCATGAAAAGTATGGTATTCCCTTTAAAAAAGGTGAAAACTACTTTTATTTCAAAAATGACGGACTGCAAAACCAAAGTGTTCTCTATATTCTGCCCATTTTAGATGCAGAACCTAGAGTTTTACTAGACCCTAATCAACTTTCCGCAGACGGTACAGTTGCTCTTTTGGGAATTGAAATTAGTGAAAATGGTCAACTTTTAGCATATAGTTTATCTACCTGTGGTTCAGATTGGCAAGAATGGAAAGTTAGAGATATTCAAACAGGTGAAGACTTACAAGATCATTTAAAATGGGTGAAATTTTCTGGTGCTTCTTGGACTAATGACCATCAAGGTTTTTTCTACAGTCGTTATGATGAACCAAATGAAAAAACCAAATTAGAAGATGTTAATTATTACCACAAACTTTATTACCACAAACTTGGTACATCTCAATCAGAAGACATATTAATTTATCATCGTCCTGATGAAAAAGAATGGGGTTTTAGTGGAACTGTAACAGAAGATGGCAAATATCTGATTATTTCTGTTTGGCTAGGGACTGACTACAGAAACTTGGCTTTTTACAAAGATTTGACTAACCCTAATGCTGAGGTGGTCGAATTAATTAACCAATTTGAGGCAGATTATAGCTTTATTGATCATGATGATGGAGTTTTCTACTTTCGTACAGATTTAAATGCACCACGGGGTAGAGTTATTGCCATTGATACTCAAAATCAAGCGTCAGAAAATTGGTTAGAAATTATTCCCCAAGCCCCAGAAACATTAGAAAGTGTTGGCATTTTAAATAATCAATTTGTGGCTGATTATCTCCAAGATGCTCACAGCCAAATTAAAATATTTGATCTCACTGGTAACTTTATCCGCGAAGTAGAATTACCAGAACTCGCTTCTGCTAGAGGCTTTGGTGGTAAACGTTATGATACAGAAACATTTTATAGTTTCACCAGCTTTATTAGACCGGACACTATCTACCGCTACTACATGAAAACTGGTAAAAGTGAAATTTTCCGTCAGCCCAAGATAGATTTTAATCCTAATGATTATGAGACAAAACAAGTCTTTTATCAAAGTAAAGACGGTACACAAGTACCGATGTTTATCACTCACAAAGAAGGCATTGAATTAGATGGTAATAACCTAATTTATCTCTATGGATATGGCGGTTTTAATATTTCTTTGACTCCTAATTTTTCCGTAAGTTTGTTAGTGTGGCTGGAAATGGGGGGAGTTTATGCTGTACCTAATTTGCGCGGTGGTGGTGAATATGGAGAAGAATGGCATCAAGCGGGAATGAAGGAGAAAAAGCAGAATGTTTTTGATGATTTTATTGCTGCGGCTGAATGGTTAATTGCTAATAATTACACTCAACCTAAAAAACTGGCTATTGGTGGTGGTAGTAATGGTGGTTTGTTAGTGGGTGCTTGTATGACACAACGCCCTGATTTATTTGCTGCTGCTTTACCCGCAGTGGGTGTAATGGATATGTTGCGTTTCCATCAATTTACTATTGGTTGGGCTTGGATAGCTGAATATGGTTCTTCGGAAAATGCGGAGGAGTTTAAAACTCTTTATGCTTATTCACCGTTGCATAATTTGCAGATGGGGACAGCTTATCCTAGTACTTTAATTACTACGGCTGATCATGATGATAGGGTAGTTCCTGCCCATAGTTTTAAGTTTGCGGCAGCTTTGCAAGAATGTCATGTTGGTAATGCACCGGTGTTGATTAGAATTGAAACGAAAGCTGGACATGGTGCAGGTAAACCGACGGCGAAAATTATTGAGGAAGCGGCGGATAAGTGGGCGTTTTTGGTGCGGGTTTTGGGGGTTGAGTTTTAG